The following proteins are co-located in the Sulfitobacter guttiformis genome:
- a CDS encoding Rossmann-fold NAD(P)-binding domain-containing protein produces MNTPISPNGARAPSTGSSDPLIPVFLVQESDSFISEDIVAALRAMGPCRVIDVTDVDQIAPVLADEDAVTAAFLEISFEEVLACGIMSALVRCGARIILTTDSSGASDALAAGWGTLARPFNEPMIHEALSAHLVAEHRPKPLSQCAH; encoded by the coding sequence ATGAATACTCCAATTTCCCCGAATGGGGCCAGAGCACCTTCAACCGGATCAAGCGATCCGTTGATCCCAGTTTTCCTTGTGCAGGAGAGTGATAGTTTTATTTCAGAGGACATCGTCGCCGCGCTGAGGGCGATGGGGCCTTGCCGCGTTATTGATGTCACCGATGTTGACCAGATCGCTCCGGTGCTGGCCGATGAGGATGCTGTAACAGCTGCTTTCTTGGAAATTTCTTTTGAGGAAGTCTTGGCCTGCGGTATTATGTCTGCTCTCGTGAGGTGCGGGGCACGTATCATCCTGACAACAGATTCAAGCGGGGCAAGCGATGCGCTTGCAGCGGGATGGGGCACGCTGGCCCGCCCTTTCAACGAGCCGATGATACATGAAGCGTTGTCAGCGCACTTGGTCGCTGAACATCGTCCCAAACCTCTATCCCAGTGCGCACATTGA
- the rpmI gene encoding 50S ribosomal protein L35, translating to MPKMKTKSSAKKRFKISATGKVIGSQAGKQHGMIKRSNKFLRNARGTTALCPADAKIIKGFMPYDR from the coding sequence ATGCCCAAGATGAAGACGAAATCGAGCGCTAAAAAGCGCTTCAAGATCTCGGCGACCGGTAAGGTCATCGGTAGCCAGGCTGGCAAACAGCACGGCATGATCAAGCGGAGCAACAAGTTCCTGCGTAACGCGCGCGGCACGACAGCACTTTGTCCTGCCGATGCCAAGATCATCAAGGGCTTTATGCCCTACGACCGTTAA
- the pheT gene encoding phenylalanine--tRNA ligase subunit beta — MKFTLSWLKEHLDTTASVDEITYALTDLGLEVEGVEDRGAKLRAFTLGFVKSAEKHPDADRLRVCQVETDEGLQQIICGAPNAREGITVVIAKPGVYVPGIDTTIGVGKIRGIESFGMMASERELELSEEHDGIIELPSGNVGDSFTDWLAENDPSKVDPVIEIAITPNRPDALGVRGIARDLAARGLGKLKARDVSMVEGAFACPVSISIDDDTLDQCPVFFGRVIRGVKNGPSPVWLQDKLRAIGLRPISFLVDVTNFYTYDRNRPLHVFDADKIVGGALRVHRARGGETMMGLDDKEYSFSDGMTLISDESGVQSIGGVMGGLATGVTEETVNVFVEAAYFDTVRTAYTGRALKINSDARYRFERGIDPAWTPDGLEHATRMIMEHAGGEASEVVSAGKVPDTSRAYKLNAKRVISLVGMEIPEATQRQTLTALGFRLEGDMAHVPSWRPDVQGEADLVEEVARIASLTKLEGRPLPRLTSGVPRPVMSASQRREVAARRTAAALGYNECVTYSFIDQPSAALFGGGTDATRLENPISNDMSHMRPALLPGLLQAAARNQARGFADMALFEVGPAFSGGEPGEQHMEVSGLLVGRTGAKDVLGAARDVDVFDVKADVEAILAAIGAPAKVQIMRDGDTWWHPGRHGRICLGPKKMLAVFGEVHPKVLAAMDVKGPAMAFTLWPAEVPLPRKTGATRPALKVSDLQAVERDFAFVVDTNVEALALVNAAMGADKTLITDARVFDEFIGGSLGEGKKSLALTIRLQPREQTLKDADIEAVGAAVVGAVTKATGGVLRR, encoded by the coding sequence ATGAAATTCACTCTCTCTTGGCTCAAAGAGCACCTCGACACCACGGCTTCGGTCGATGAGATCACCTATGCCCTGACCGATCTGGGTCTGGAAGTGGAGGGCGTTGAGGACCGTGGCGCAAAGCTGCGCGCGTTTACCTTGGGCTTTGTGAAATCCGCCGAGAAGCATCCCGATGCGGACCGCCTGCGTGTGTGTCAGGTTGAGACGGACGAGGGGCTGCAGCAGATCATCTGTGGTGCCCCCAACGCGCGCGAAGGCATCACCGTCGTGATCGCCAAGCCGGGTGTGTATGTGCCGGGGATTGATACGACGATTGGTGTGGGCAAAATCCGCGGGATCGAAAGCTTTGGCATGATGGCCTCCGAGCGGGAGCTGGAGCTGTCCGAGGAGCATGACGGGATTATCGAGCTGCCTTCGGGCAATGTCGGTGACAGCTTCACCGATTGGCTGGCCGAGAATGACCCCAGCAAGGTTGATCCGGTGATCGAGATTGCGATTACGCCGAACCGTCCCGATGCCCTTGGCGTGCGGGGGATTGCGCGGGATCTGGCGGCGCGTGGTTTGGGTAAGCTAAAGGCGCGGGACGTCAGTATGGTCGAGGGCGCGTTTGCCTGTCCGGTCAGCATAAGCATTGATGATGACACGCTGGACCAGTGTCCGGTGTTCTTTGGCCGCGTCATTCGGGGGGTCAAGAACGGGCCAAGTCCTGTGTGGCTGCAGGACAAATTGCGCGCTATTGGCCTTCGGCCGATTAGCTTTCTCGTGGATGTGACGAATTTCTACACCTATGACCGCAACCGCCCGCTGCATGTGTTTGATGCGGACAAGATCGTGGGTGGTGCTTTGCGTGTTCACCGTGCGCGGGGTGGCGAGACAATGATGGGGCTGGATGATAAAGAGTATTCATTCAGCGATGGCATGACGCTGATTTCCGACGAAAGCGGTGTGCAGAGCATTGGCGGCGTAATGGGCGGTCTGGCCACTGGCGTGACCGAAGAGACCGTGAATGTTTTCGTTGAAGCCGCATATTTTGACACAGTGCGCACGGCGTACACAGGCCGCGCGCTCAAAATCAATTCCGATGCGCGTTACCGTTTCGAGCGGGGGATTGACCCTGCGTGGACGCCTGACGGATTGGAGCATGCCACGCGGATGATTATGGAGCACGCCGGCGGTGAAGCGTCGGAAGTTGTGAGTGCAGGTAAAGTGCCCGATACTTCACGCGCCTATAAGCTCAACGCCAAGCGGGTGATATCCTTGGTGGGGATGGAGATACCGGAGGCTACGCAGCGGCAGACGCTAACAGCCCTTGGTTTCCGCCTCGAGGGGGATATGGCCCATGTACCGAGCTGGCGCCCCGATGTGCAGGGCGAGGCCGATCTGGTGGAGGAGGTGGCGCGGATCGCGTCGCTGACCAAGCTGGAGGGTCGTCCGTTGCCACGTCTGACCTCGGGCGTGCCGCGCCCCGTGATGTCCGCCTCCCAACGGCGCGAAGTCGCCGCGCGGCGCACTGCTGCGGCGCTGGGGTATAACGAGTGTGTGACCTACAGCTTTATTGACCAGCCGTCTGCTGCGCTGTTTGGTGGCGGCACAGATGCGACGCGTCTGGAGAATCCGATCAGCAACGACATGAGCCATATGCGCCCTGCGCTCTTGCCAGGTTTGCTGCAGGCCGCTGCGCGCAATCAGGCGCGTGGTTTTGCCGATATGGCATTGTTCGAGGTCGGACCTGCGTTTAGCGGTGGCGAGCCCGGCGAGCAGCACATGGAAGTGAGCGGTCTTCTGGTCGGGCGCACAGGCGCGAAAGATGTGCTGGGCGCTGCGCGGGATGTCGATGTGTTTGACGTAAAAGCGGATGTCGAGGCCATATTGGCGGCGATCGGCGCGCCCGCGAAGGTACAGATCATGCGTGATGGTGATACATGGTGGCATCCGGGGCGTCATGGCCGGATCTGTCTGGGCCCAAAAAAGATGCTGGCCGTGTTCGGGGAAGTACACCCCAAGGTGCTTGCCGCGATGGATGTGAAGGGGCCTGCGATGGCATTCACGCTTTGGCCCGCCGAAGTGCCACTGCCACGCAAAACAGGCGCGACACGGCCTGCCCTTAAGGTGAGCGATCTGCAAGCGGTCGAACGTGATTTTGCTTTTGTTGTGGATACGAATGTCGAGGCGCTGGCGCTGGTGAATGCGGCGATGGGGGCGGATAAGACGCTCATCACGGATGCGCGGGTGTTTGATGAATTCATCGGTGGCAGCCTGGGTGAGGGGAAGAAATCCCTCGCGTTGACCATAAGATTGCAGCCGCGCGAGCAGACCCTGAAGGATGCCGATATCGAAGCTGTTGGTGCAGCCGTTGTGGGTGCGGTTACAAAGGCGACAGGTGGCGTGCTGCGCCGCTGA
- the dgcA gene encoding N-acetyl-D-Glu racemase DgcA: MRIEVTADVFRLAQVFTISRGSRTEAKVLTVRIEDGGATGMGECVPYARYGETLESVTAQIKGLSGRITRAALYDLLPAGAARNAVDCALWDLEAKQSGRAVWELAGLAPLKPEITAYTLSLDTPDAMRVQAAAHAFRPLLKIKLGTPDDMPRLEAVRAGAPESTIIVDANEGWSAEVYADLAPHLVRLGVALVEQPLPAGDDEALRGMARPVPVCADESCHDRASLPNLKGKYDVVNIKLDKTGGLTEALALRAAALAEGYDVMVGCMVGSSLAMAPAVLVAQGMPYVDLDGPLLLAEDRDEPLKFDAAGVHPARAALWG; this comes from the coding sequence ATGCGGATTGAAGTGACGGCGGATGTTTTCCGACTGGCGCAGGTTTTTACAATTTCGCGGGGGTCACGGACCGAAGCGAAAGTGTTGACGGTGCGGATAGAAGACGGAGGCGCAACTGGCATGGGCGAGTGTGTGCCTTATGCCCGCTACGGCGAGACGCTTGAGTCGGTGACGGCGCAAATCAAGGGATTGTCAGGGCGAATAACGCGCGCGGCGCTTTACGATCTGTTGCCTGCGGGTGCTGCGCGCAATGCAGTTGATTGCGCCCTGTGGGATCTTGAGGCCAAGCAAAGCGGCCGCGCTGTGTGGGAGTTGGCGGGGCTGGCCCCTTTGAAGCCCGAAATTACCGCCTATACGCTCTCGCTCGATACGCCCGATGCGATGCGGGTGCAGGCAGCGGCACATGCGTTCCGCCCGTTGCTGAAGATCAAGTTGGGCACGCCGGACGATATGCCTCGTCTGGAGGCAGTGCGTGCGGGTGCGCCCGAAAGTACGATTATCGTCGATGCAAACGAGGGCTGGTCGGCAGAAGTATACGCCGACCTTGCGCCGCATTTGGTCCGGCTGGGTGTGGCGCTGGTGGAACAGCCGTTGCCCGCCGGTGATGATGAGGCGCTGAGGGGCATGGCGCGGCCGGTGCCTGTCTGTGCTGACGAATCTTGTCATGACCGCGCCAGCTTGCCGAACCTGAAGGGCAAATATGACGTGGTGAACATCAAGCTTGATAAAACAGGTGGATTAACCGAAGCCTTAGCGCTGCGCGCGGCGGCGCTGGCGGAGGGCTACGATGTAATGGTGGGGTGTATGGTTGGGTCGTCGCTGGCCATGGCGCCGGCAGTCTTGGTGGCGCAGGGTATGCCTTATGTCGATCTTGACGGTCCGCTTTTGTTGGCAGAAGACCGCGACGAGCCATTAAAATTTGATGCGGCGGGGGTACACCCTGCACGCGCGGCATTGTGGGGGTAA
- a CDS encoding Crp/Fnr family transcriptional regulator, with product MATKCENCPLRPLAIFNPMTDREVGFMQKFKAGELEVEAGTPLMMEGSNSPQLYTVLEGMGLRYKTLESGERTVINFVFPGDFIGLQAGVMKEMQHSVEATTAMKLCVFDRKMLWTMFNEQPERSFDLTWIAAVEEHILGESLSIIGQLDGASRIARAFVRINDRASALGMVKGTETPLPYRQQDLADSLGLSLVHTNKTLKTLRENNIATWRDGVLNILNYGALCNVAQLDTDRDPMTRPLI from the coding sequence ATGGCCACCAAATGCGAGAACTGCCCCCTGAGACCGCTTGCCATTTTCAACCCTATGACAGACCGCGAAGTAGGTTTCATGCAAAAATTCAAGGCAGGGGAGCTTGAGGTAGAGGCCGGAACCCCGCTCATGATGGAAGGCTCTAACAGTCCGCAGCTCTACACAGTTCTCGAAGGTATGGGGCTCCGGTACAAGACACTTGAATCCGGTGAACGGACGGTAATAAACTTTGTTTTTCCGGGCGATTTTATCGGGCTTCAGGCCGGTGTCATGAAAGAGATGCAGCATTCCGTCGAGGCGACAACCGCAATGAAGCTTTGTGTTTTTGACCGTAAAATGCTCTGGACTATGTTCAACGAACAGCCCGAACGTTCCTTTGACCTTACGTGGATCGCAGCAGTCGAAGAGCATATTCTGGGCGAAAGCCTGTCGATCATCGGGCAACTGGACGGCGCATCGCGTATTGCACGCGCTTTCGTACGCATAAACGACCGTGCCTCAGCGCTTGGTATGGTAAAAGGAACAGAGACCCCCCTTCCCTACAGGCAGCAGGATCTCGCGGATTCGCTTGGGCTTTCTTTAGTCCATACAAACAAGACGCTTAAAACCCTGCGTGAAAACAACATCGCAACGTGGCGCGACGGGGTTCTCAACATTCTGAATTACGGAGCATTATGCAATGTTGCCCAGCTCGACACCGACCGCGATCCAATGACGCGCCCGTTGATTTAG
- the pheS gene encoding phenylalanine--tRNA ligase subunit alpha, which yields MDDLKQKYLTQIANAADEAALEDIRLGAVGKKGEVALKMRELGKMTAEERQAIGPALNALKDEINSALAAKKMALGDAALDERLRSEWLDVTLPSRVRPAGTLHPVSQVTEELTAIFAEMGFSVAEGPRIDTDWYNFDALNIPGHHPARAEMDTFYMARAEGDDRPPHVLRTHTSPVQIRTMEAEGAPLRIICPGGVYRADYDQTHTPMFHQVEGLAIDKDISMANLKWTLEEFFAAFFEIDGIKTRFRASHFPFTEPSAEVDIQCSWVDGQLRIGEGDGWMEVLGSGMVHPKVLAAGGIDPDVYQGFAFGMGIDRIAMLKYGIPDLRAFFDSDLRWLRHYGFASLDQPNLHGGLSR from the coding sequence ATGGACGATCTCAAGCAAAAATACCTTACCCAGATTGCAAATGCCGCTGACGAGGCCGCGCTGGAAGACATCCGGCTGGGCGCTGTCGGCAAAAAGGGCGAGGTCGCGCTCAAAATGCGCGAACTGGGCAAAATGACTGCGGAGGAGCGTCAGGCAATTGGCCCCGCGCTCAACGCGCTCAAGGACGAGATTAACTCCGCCCTCGCAGCCAAAAAGATGGCGCTGGGCGATGCCGCGCTGGATGAGCGTTTGCGCAGTGAATGGCTCGACGTGACGCTGCCGTCGCGTGTGCGCCCAGCTGGGACGTTGCACCCTGTGTCCCAAGTGACCGAAGAGTTGACAGCGATTTTTGCCGAGATGGGGTTTTCCGTGGCCGAGGGGCCGCGCATTGATACCGATTGGTACAACTTCGACGCGCTCAACATTCCGGGCCACCACCCTGCACGCGCAGAGATGGACACGTTCTATATGGCGCGTGCAGAAGGCGACGACCGCCCGCCGCATGTGCTGCGCACGCATACCAGCCCCGTGCAGATCCGCACGATGGAGGCCGAAGGCGCGCCGCTGCGCATCATCTGCCCCGGTGGCGTGTACCGTGCCGACTATGACCAGACCCACACGCCGATGTTCCATCAGGTCGAGGGCTTGGCAATTGATAAAGACATCTCCATGGCGAACCTGAAATGGACGCTGGAGGAATTCTTTGCCGCGTTCTTCGAGATCGACGGCATCAAGACCCGCTTCCGTGCGTCGCACTTCCCCTTCACCGAGCCTTCGGCAGAGGTGGATATCCAATGCTCATGGGTAGACGGACAGCTGCGCATCGGTGAGGGCGACGGATGGATGGAAGTCCTCGGCTCTGGCATGGTCCACCCCAAAGTGCTGGCGGCGGGCGGGATTGATCCTGACGTCTATCAGGGCTTTGCCTTTGGCATGGGGATCGACCGGATCGCGATGCTGAAATACGGGATTCCCGATTTGCGGGCGTTCTTTGATTCAGATTTGCGTTGGCTGCGGCATTATGGGTTCGCGAGCCTGGATCAGCCGAATCTGCATGGTGGGTTGAGTAGGTGA
- a CDS encoding DUF1244 domain-containing protein yields MPEHTQQEIELQAAAFRRLQQHLMQDRKDVQNIDMMNLAGFCRNCLSRWYQEAAAERGIEIGKMEARELFYGMSMEEWKATYQTDASSAKKADFETAFAENVTKE; encoded by the coding sequence ATGCCAGAGCACACCCAGCAGGAAATTGAGTTACAAGCCGCCGCCTTTCGCCGCTTGCAGCAACATCTGATGCAAGATCGCAAAGATGTCCAAAACATCGACATGATGAACCTCGCGGGGTTTTGCCGGAATTGCCTGTCACGGTGGTATCAGGAGGCCGCTGCCGAACGTGGCATCGAGATTGGCAAAATGGAAGCTCGGGAGTTGTTTTACGGGATGAGTATGGAGGAGTGGAAGGCCACCTATCAAACCGATGCCAGCAGCGCGAAGAAGGCAGATTTCGAAACCGCATTTGCCGAGAATGTTACCAAAGAGTGA
- the mscL gene encoding large conductance mechanosensitive channel protein MscL, translating into MIREFKDFIAKGNVMDLAVGIIIGAAFTAIVASLVADMINPLIGLFIGGIDFSELSVSFGEAEFMYGNFIMAIINFLIIAFVVFMLVKAVNKAKGPEPEAAPAAPAGPTQEELLAQILLELKK; encoded by the coding sequence ATGATTAGAGAATTCAAAGATTTTATCGCCAAGGGCAACGTCATGGACCTTGCTGTTGGTATCATTATCGGTGCGGCATTCACCGCGATTGTGGCCTCATTGGTTGCAGATATGATCAACCCGTTGATCGGCTTGTTTATTGGCGGCATCGATTTCAGCGAGCTGTCGGTTTCCTTCGGCGAAGCAGAATTCATGTACGGCAACTTTATCATGGCAATCATCAATTTCTTGATCATTGCATTCGTGGTATTCATGCTTGTGAAGGCTGTGAACAAGGCCAAAGGCCCTGAGCCAGAAGCGGCGCCTGCGGCCCCTGCTGGTCCGACACAGGAAGAGCTGCTGGCGCAAATCCTGCTTGAGCTGAAGAAGTAA
- the pyk gene encoding pyruvate kinase has protein sequence MRRQRNVKIVATLGPASDTHEMIKLLHQTGADVFRLNMSHGSHDEIRAKHAMIRAVEEETGSTIGILADLQGPKLRVGVFAGDSEELIVGAEFRLDLDPAEGDSSRVCLPHPEIFAALEPGSSLLVNDGKIRLKVLRCGTDFADCEVVTGGIISNRKGVNVPDVVLPLAALSEKDRADLEFVCELGVDWLALSFVQRPEDVQEARILARGRAALLSKIEKPSAVERFDDILAVSDGIMVARGDLGVELPVSAVPPIQKRLVRRCRAVGKPVIVATQMLESMIESPMPTRAEVSDVATAIYEGADAIMLSAESAAGSYPVEAVTTMDNVAVEVERDPTYRQIIEASRTASRSGIADAMVSAAREIAETTDVKAICCFTHSGTTALLTARERPRVPIIALTPLPRTARRLALSWGVNCVLTEELDRFKKAVVSAVRAAREEGFATADDFVVVTAGVPFNVPGSTNILRVAPCDERLIFASDPE, from the coding sequence ATGAGACGCCAACGCAACGTAAAAATCGTCGCGACCCTTGGGCCAGCATCCGACACCCACGAGATGATAAAACTTTTGCACCAGACGGGTGCGGATGTGTTTCGCCTCAATATGAGCCACGGCAGTCATGACGAGATCCGCGCCAAGCACGCCATGATTCGTGCGGTGGAGGAAGAGACCGGATCGACCATAGGTATTTTGGCTGATTTGCAGGGACCCAAGCTGCGCGTGGGTGTTTTCGCGGGTGACAGCGAGGAGTTGATTGTGGGCGCGGAATTCCGCCTTGATCTCGATCCTGCCGAGGGCGATTCAAGCCGTGTCTGCCTGCCGCACCCCGAAATTTTCGCCGCACTCGAACCTGGTTCATCCCTGCTGGTAAATGACGGTAAGATCCGGCTGAAAGTTTTGCGCTGTGGTACTGATTTTGCGGACTGCGAGGTCGTTACCGGTGGAATCATCTCCAACCGCAAGGGAGTGAATGTACCTGATGTCGTGCTGCCGCTTGCAGCGCTGAGCGAGAAGGATCGCGCCGATCTGGAGTTTGTCTGCGAGCTTGGCGTTGACTGGCTCGCATTGAGCTTTGTGCAGCGGCCCGAAGATGTGCAGGAGGCGCGGATATTGGCGCGGGGGCGTGCCGCACTGTTGTCCAAGATCGAGAAGCCTTCAGCGGTGGAGCGGTTCGATGATATTCTGGCGGTGAGTGACGGAATTATGGTGGCGCGGGGTGATCTGGGCGTTGAGTTGCCGGTTTCGGCCGTGCCGCCGATACAAAAGCGCCTAGTACGCCGCTGTCGCGCTGTAGGTAAACCTGTGATTGTCGCGACCCAGATGCTGGAAAGTATGATCGAGAGTCCGATGCCCACGCGCGCTGAAGTATCCGATGTGGCAACGGCGATTTACGAAGGCGCGGATGCGATCATGCTGTCGGCAGAATCAGCAGCAGGCAGCTACCCCGTTGAGGCAGTTACCACGATGGATAATGTCGCCGTTGAGGTGGAGCGTGATCCGACCTACCGCCAGATTATCGAGGCAAGCCGAACCGCTTCGCGCTCAGGCATTGCCGATGCGATGGTGTCTGCGGCCCGCGAAATTGCCGAGACGACGGATGTAAAAGCGATCTGTTGCTTCACGCATTCAGGCACCACTGCTTTGCTCACCGCGCGTGAGCGGCCACGCGTCCCGATCATTGCCTTGACCCCGCTGCCGCGCACGGCCCGACGGCTCGCGCTCAGCTGGGGGGTAAATTGTGTCCTTACAGAAGAGCTTGATCGCTTTAAAAAGGCGGTGGTAAGCGCGGTTCGGGCAGCACGTGAAGAAGGTTTTGCTACAGCAGATGATTTCGTAGTTGTTACAGCGGGCGTGCCGTTTAACGTGCCCGGCAGTACGAATATTCTGCGCGTGGCGCCCTGCGATGAGCGTTTGATTTTCGCGTCTGATCCAGAGTAG
- a CDS encoding D-amino-acid transaminase, whose product MRTVYVNGQYVPENEATVSIFDRGFLMADGVYEVTSVLGGKLIDFEGHAVRLARSLSELDMFNPITKEDLLEVHRELVRINEIDEGMIYLQITRGSDGDRDFVFPDPETTKPTIVMFTQNKPGLADSPAAKRGAKVISIEDIRWGRRDIKTVQLLYPSMGKMMAKKVGCDDAWMVQDGMVTEGTSNNAYIVKGNKIITRQLGTEILHGITRKAVLRMAAEAQMEVEERSFTIEEAQNADEAFTTSASAFVMPVIEIDGVSLGEGVPGKVALRLREIYIDEMRKVAV is encoded by the coding sequence ATGCGGACAGTTTATGTGAACGGGCAGTATGTGCCCGAGAATGAGGCCACTGTGTCGATCTTTGATCGCGGCTTCTTGATGGCTGACGGGGTTTACGAGGTGACATCTGTGCTGGGTGGCAAGCTGATCGATTTTGAGGGTCATGCGGTACGGCTTGCACGCTCGTTGAGCGAACTGGATATGTTCAACCCGATCACCAAGGAAGATCTGCTGGAGGTCCACCGCGAGTTAGTGCGGATCAACGAGATCGACGAGGGGATGATTTATCTCCAGATTACCCGCGGCTCGGATGGTGATCGCGACTTTGTCTTTCCCGACCCTGAAACGACAAAGCCCACGATTGTCATGTTCACCCAGAACAAACCTGGTCTGGCGGACAGTCCGGCGGCGAAGCGCGGTGCAAAAGTGATCTCGATCGAGGATATCCGATGGGGGCGGCGGGATATTAAAACCGTGCAGTTACTCTATCCTTCGATGGGCAAAATGATGGCCAAGAAAGTCGGATGTGACGATGCGTGGATGGTGCAGGACGGGATGGTGACCGAGGGCACCTCCAACAACGCCTACATCGTGAAGGGTAACAAGATCATCACGCGCCAGTTGGGCACCGAGATCCTGCATGGGATCACTCGCAAGGCGGTCCTGCGCATGGCAGCCGAAGCGCAGATGGAGGTCGAGGAGCGGTCGTTCACCATTGAGGAAGCACAAAACGCGGATGAGGCCTTCACCACCTCTGCAAGTGCTTTTGTGATGCCGGTTATCGAGATAGATGGCGTTTCCCTTGGTGAGGGAGTTCCGGGCAAAGTGGCCCTGCGGCTACGTGAAATTTATATCGACGAAATGCGCAAGGTCGCTGTCTGA
- the rplT gene encoding 50S ribosomal protein L20, whose translation MSRTKGGTVTHARHRKIIKAAKGYYGRRKSTFKVASQAVDKANQYATRDRKVRKRNFRALWIQRINAAVRAHDADLTYSRFINGLNLAGIEVDRKVLADLAVNEPESFAAIVKQAQASLAA comes from the coding sequence ATGTCACGTACAAAAGGTGGTACAGTTACCCACGCCCGTCACCGCAAGATCATCAAAGCGGCAAAAGGCTATTACGGTCGTCGCAAGAGTACCTTCAAGGTCGCGAGTCAGGCTGTTGATAAGGCCAACCAATACGCAACCCGTGACCGCAAGGTCCGCAAGCGGAATTTCCGCGCGCTTTGGATCCAGCGGATCAACGCTGCCGTGCGCGCGCATGATGCAGATTTGACGTATTCACGCTTCATCAACGGTCTGAATTTGGCCGGTATCGAAGTGGACCGCAAAGTTCTGGCCGATCTGGCCGTGAACGAGCCTGAATCGTTTGCTGCGATTGTAAAGCAGGCACAGGCGTCACTTGCCGCGTAA
- a CDS encoding YtoQ family protein produces the protein MMLKVYLSGEIHTDWREQIVAGAAGLDVIFSGPVTDHAASDDCGAEILGAEDDKVWHDRKGAQINAIRTRKGIADADVVVVRFGDQYKQWNAAFDAGYAAALGKSLVILHGPDHGHALKEVDAAALAVASEPAQVVDVLRYVLTGKLP, from the coding sequence ATGATGTTGAAAGTGTATTTGTCGGGCGAGATACATACCGACTGGCGCGAGCAGATCGTGGCAGGTGCCGCAGGTCTGGACGTAATATTCTCTGGACCGGTGACCGACCATGCCGCAAGCGACGATTGCGGTGCCGAGATTTTAGGCGCGGAGGATGACAAAGTTTGGCATGACCGCAAGGGCGCACAGATCAACGCGATCAGGACGCGCAAGGGTATTGCCGACGCCGACGTTGTGGTTGTGCGGTTTGGCGACCAGTACAAGCAATGGAATGCCGCGTTCGATGCCGGCTATGCGGCAGCGCTGGGGAAGTCATTGGTTATTTTGCACGGGCCGGATCATGGGCATGCACTCAAAGAAGTCGATGCGGCAGCGCTGGCAGTGGCATCAGAGCCTGCGCAGGTCGTCGATGTGCTGCGCTATGTGCTAACTGGAAAATTACCGTAA